Proteins from one Sulfurihydrogenibium subterraneum DSM 15120 genomic window:
- the rpmG gene encoding 50S ribosomal protein L33: MREIITLACTECKRKNYTTTKNKRKHPDRLELKKYCKFCKKHTLHREIK; encoded by the coding sequence ATGAGAGAAATAATAACTCTTGCTTGTACAGAGTGTAAAAGAAAAAACTACACTACTACTAAAAATAAAAGAAAACATCCTGACAGATTAGAGTTAAAGAAGTACTGTAAATTCTGTAAAAAACATACTTTACACAGAGAGATAAAGTAG